From Desmodus rotundus isolate HL8 chromosome 12, HLdesRot8A.1, whole genome shotgun sequence, one genomic window encodes:
- the KCNC3 gene encoding voltage-gated potassium channel KCNC3 isoform X1, translated as MLSSVCVSSFRRRQGASKQQPAPPPQPPDSPPPPAPPLQQQQQPAQPGPAASPAGPPASHGPGDRRAEPCPGLPAAAMGRHGGGGGDSGKIVINVGGVRHETYRSTLRTLPGTRLAGLTEPEAAARFDYDPGTDEFFFDRHPGVFAYVLNYYRTGKLHCPADVCGPLFEEELGFWGIDETDVEACCWMTYRQHRDAEEALDSFEAPDSAGAANAANAGGAHDAGLDDEAGAGVGGLDGAGGELKRLCFQDAGGGAGGPPGGAGGAGGTWWRRWQPRVWALFEDPYSSRAARYVAFASLFFILISITTFCLETHEGFIHISNKTVTQASPIPGAPPENITNVEVETEPFLTYVEGVCVVWFTFEFLMRITFCPDKVEFLKSSLNIIDCVAILPFYLEVGLSGLSSKAAKDVLGFLRVVRFVRILRIFKLTRHFVGLRVLGHTLRASTNEFLLLIIFLALGVLIFATMIYYAERIGADPDDILGSNHTYFKNIPIGFWWAVVTMTTLGYGDMYPKTWSGMLVGALCALAGVLTIAMPVPVIVNNFGMYYSLAMAKQKLPKKKNKHIPRPPQPGSPNYCKPDPPPPPPPHPHHGSGGISPPPPITPPSMGVTMAGAYPPGPHTHPGLLRGGAGGLGIMGLPPLPAPGEPCPLAQEEVIEINRADPRPNGDPAAAALAHEDCPAIDQPAMSPEDKSPITPGSRGRYSRDRACFLLTDYAPSPDGSIRKGYEKSRSLSSIAGLSGVSLRLAPLATPPGSPRATRRAPPTLPSIL; from the exons ATGTTGAGCTCAGTCTGCGTCTCCTCCTTCCGCCGGCGCCAGGGGGCCAGCAAGCAGCAGCCCGCACCGCCGCCGCAGCCTCCCGACTCCCCGCCGCCGCCAGCGCCGccgctgcagcagcagcagcagcctgcgCAGCCCGGCCCTGCCGCGTCCCCGGCGGGCCCCCCGGCATCCCACGGGCCCGGGGACCGGCGCGCCGAGCCATGCCCCGGGCTGCCGGCGGCGGCCATGGGGAGGCACGGCGGCGGTGGTGGCGACAGCGGCAAGATCGTGATCAACGTGGGCGGCGTGCGCCATGAGACGTACCGCTCGACGCTGCGCACCCTGCCGGGTACGCGTCTGGCCGGTCTGACGGAGCCTGAGGCGGCGGCGCGCTTCGACTACGACCCCGGCACTGACGAGTTCTTCTTCGACCGGCACCCGGGCGTCTTCGCCTACGTGCTCAACTACTACCGCACGGGCAAGCTGCACTGCCCGGCCGACGTGTGCGGGCCGCTCTTCGAGGAGGAGCTCGGCTTCTGGGGCATCGACGAGACCGACGTGGAAGCCTGCTGCTGGATGACCTACCGACAGCACCGCGATGCTGAGGAAGCACTCGACTCCTTTGAGGCACCCGACTCTGCGGGCGCCGCCAACGCTGCCAACGCGGGGGGCGCCCACGACGCGGGCCTGGACGACGAGGCGGGCGCGGGCGTCGGCGGCCTGGACGGCGCGGGCGGCGAGCTCAAGCGCCTCTGCTTCCAGGACGCGGGCGGCGGTGCCGGGGGCCCGCCAGGGGGCGCGGGCGGCGCGGGCGGCACGTGGTGGCGCCGCTGGCAGCCTCGCGTGTGGGCGCTCTTCGAGGACCCCTACTCGTCacgggcagccagg TATGTGGCCTTCGCCTCCCTCTTCTTCATCCTCATCTCCATCACCACCTTCTGCCTGGAGACCCACGAGGGCTTCATCCACATCAGCAACAAGACGGTGACACAGGCCTCCCCGATCCCCGGGGCCCCGCCGGAGAATATCACCAACGTGGAGGTGGAGACAGAGCCCttcctgacgtacgtggagggcGTGTGCGTGGTCTGGTTCACCTTTGAGTTCCTCATGCGTATCACCTTCTGCCCGGACAAGGTGGAGTTTCTCAAGAGCAGCCTCAACATCATCGACTGTGTGGCCATCCTGCCCTTCTATCTCGAGGTGGGCCTCTCCGGCCTCAGCTCCAAGGCCGCCAAGGACGTGCTGGGCTTCCTGCGGGTCGTCCGCTTCGTGCGCATCCTGCGGATCTTCAAGCTCACGCGCCACTTCGTGGGGCTGCGTGTGCTGGGCCACACGCTCCGCGCCAGCACCAACGAGTTCCTGCTGCTCATCATCTTCCTGGCGCTGGGCGTGCTCATCTTCGCCACCATGATCTACTACGCCGAGCGCATTGGCGCCGACCCAGATGACATTCTGGGCTCCAACCACACCTACTTCAAGAACATCCCCATTGGCTTCTGGTGGGCCGTGGTCACCATGACCACCCTGGGCTACGGAGACATGTACCCCAAGACGTGGTCGGGGATGCTGGTCGGGGCGCTgtgtgccctggccggggtgcTCACCATTGCCATGCCCGTGCCTGTCATTGTCAACAACTTTGGCATGTACTACTCGCTGGCCATGGCCAAGCAGAAGCTGCCTAAGAAGAAGAATAAACacatcccccgccccccgcagccCGGCTCACCCAACTACTGCAAGCCTGacccgcccccgccgcccccaccccaccctcaccacGGCAGTGGCGGTATCAGCCCCCCACCACCTATCACCCCGCCCTCCATGGGGGTGACTATGGCTGGGGCCTACCCACCGGGGCCCCACACGCACCCCGGGCTGCTCAGGGGGGGAGCGGGTGGGCTTGGGATCATGGGgctgccccctctgcctgcccctggggAGCCTTGCCCATTGGCTCAGGAGGAAGTAATTGAGATCAACCGGGCAG ATCCCCGCCCCAACGGGGACCCAGCAGCAGCCGCGCTCGCCCATGAGGACTGCCCGGCCATTGACCAGCCCGCCATGTCCCCAGAAGACAAGAGCCCCATCACCCCCGGGAGCCGGGGCCGCTACAGCCGGGACCGAGCCTGCTTCCTCCTCACTGACTATGCTCCTTCCCCTGACGGCTCCATCCGGAAAG gttaCGAGAAATCCCGCAGCCTGAGCAGCATCGCGGGCCTGAGCGGGGTGTCTCTGCGCCTCGCGCCCCTTGCCACCCCCCCTGGCTCTCCCAGGGCCACCCGCCGtgctcccccaaccctgccctcCATCCTCTAg
- the KCNC3 gene encoding voltage-gated potassium channel KCNC3 isoform X3: MLSSVCVSSFRRRQGASKQQPAPPPQPPDSPPPPAPPLQQQQQPAQPGPAASPAGPPASHGPGDRRAEPCPGLPAAAMGRHGGGGGDSGKIVINVGGVRHETYRSTLRTLPGTRLAGLTEPEAAARFDYDPGTDEFFFDRHPGVFAYVLNYYRTGKLHCPADVCGPLFEEELGFWGIDETDVEACCWMTYRQHRDAEEALDSFEAPDSAGAANAANAGGAHDAGLDDEAGAGVGGLDGAGGELKRLCFQDAGGGAGGPPGGAGGAGGTWWRRWQPRVWALFEDPYSSRAARYVAFASLFFILISITTFCLETHEGFIHISNKTVTQASPIPGAPPENITNVEVETEPFLTYVEGVCVVWFTFEFLMRITFCPDKVEFLKSSLNIIDCVAILPFYLEVGLSGLSSKAAKDVLGFLRVVRFVRILRIFKLTRHFVGLRVLGHTLRASTNEFLLLIIFLALGVLIFATMIYYAERIGADPDDILGSNHTYFKNIPIGFWWAVVTMTTLGYGDMYPKTWSGMLVGALCALAGVLTIAMPVPVIVNNFGMYYSLAMAKQKLPKKKNKHIPRPPQPGSPNYCKPDPPPPPPPHPHHGSGGISPPPPITPPSMGVTMAGAYPPGPHTHPGLLRGGAGGLGIMGLPPLPAPGEPCPLAQEEVIEINRADPRPNGDPAAAALAHEDCPAIDQPAMSPEDKSPITPGSRGRYSRDRACFLLTDYAPSPDGSIRKALVTA, translated from the exons ATGTTGAGCTCAGTCTGCGTCTCCTCCTTCCGCCGGCGCCAGGGGGCCAGCAAGCAGCAGCCCGCACCGCCGCCGCAGCCTCCCGACTCCCCGCCGCCGCCAGCGCCGccgctgcagcagcagcagcagcctgcgCAGCCCGGCCCTGCCGCGTCCCCGGCGGGCCCCCCGGCATCCCACGGGCCCGGGGACCGGCGCGCCGAGCCATGCCCCGGGCTGCCGGCGGCGGCCATGGGGAGGCACGGCGGCGGTGGTGGCGACAGCGGCAAGATCGTGATCAACGTGGGCGGCGTGCGCCATGAGACGTACCGCTCGACGCTGCGCACCCTGCCGGGTACGCGTCTGGCCGGTCTGACGGAGCCTGAGGCGGCGGCGCGCTTCGACTACGACCCCGGCACTGACGAGTTCTTCTTCGACCGGCACCCGGGCGTCTTCGCCTACGTGCTCAACTACTACCGCACGGGCAAGCTGCACTGCCCGGCCGACGTGTGCGGGCCGCTCTTCGAGGAGGAGCTCGGCTTCTGGGGCATCGACGAGACCGACGTGGAAGCCTGCTGCTGGATGACCTACCGACAGCACCGCGATGCTGAGGAAGCACTCGACTCCTTTGAGGCACCCGACTCTGCGGGCGCCGCCAACGCTGCCAACGCGGGGGGCGCCCACGACGCGGGCCTGGACGACGAGGCGGGCGCGGGCGTCGGCGGCCTGGACGGCGCGGGCGGCGAGCTCAAGCGCCTCTGCTTCCAGGACGCGGGCGGCGGTGCCGGGGGCCCGCCAGGGGGCGCGGGCGGCGCGGGCGGCACGTGGTGGCGCCGCTGGCAGCCTCGCGTGTGGGCGCTCTTCGAGGACCCCTACTCGTCacgggcagccagg TATGTGGCCTTCGCCTCCCTCTTCTTCATCCTCATCTCCATCACCACCTTCTGCCTGGAGACCCACGAGGGCTTCATCCACATCAGCAACAAGACGGTGACACAGGCCTCCCCGATCCCCGGGGCCCCGCCGGAGAATATCACCAACGTGGAGGTGGAGACAGAGCCCttcctgacgtacgtggagggcGTGTGCGTGGTCTGGTTCACCTTTGAGTTCCTCATGCGTATCACCTTCTGCCCGGACAAGGTGGAGTTTCTCAAGAGCAGCCTCAACATCATCGACTGTGTGGCCATCCTGCCCTTCTATCTCGAGGTGGGCCTCTCCGGCCTCAGCTCCAAGGCCGCCAAGGACGTGCTGGGCTTCCTGCGGGTCGTCCGCTTCGTGCGCATCCTGCGGATCTTCAAGCTCACGCGCCACTTCGTGGGGCTGCGTGTGCTGGGCCACACGCTCCGCGCCAGCACCAACGAGTTCCTGCTGCTCATCATCTTCCTGGCGCTGGGCGTGCTCATCTTCGCCACCATGATCTACTACGCCGAGCGCATTGGCGCCGACCCAGATGACATTCTGGGCTCCAACCACACCTACTTCAAGAACATCCCCATTGGCTTCTGGTGGGCCGTGGTCACCATGACCACCCTGGGCTACGGAGACATGTACCCCAAGACGTGGTCGGGGATGCTGGTCGGGGCGCTgtgtgccctggccggggtgcTCACCATTGCCATGCCCGTGCCTGTCATTGTCAACAACTTTGGCATGTACTACTCGCTGGCCATGGCCAAGCAGAAGCTGCCTAAGAAGAAGAATAAACacatcccccgccccccgcagccCGGCTCACCCAACTACTGCAAGCCTGacccgcccccgccgcccccaccccaccctcaccacGGCAGTGGCGGTATCAGCCCCCCACCACCTATCACCCCGCCCTCCATGGGGGTGACTATGGCTGGGGCCTACCCACCGGGGCCCCACACGCACCCCGGGCTGCTCAGGGGGGGAGCGGGTGGGCTTGGGATCATGGGgctgccccctctgcctgcccctggggAGCCTTGCCCATTGGCTCAGGAGGAAGTAATTGAGATCAACCGGGCAG ATCCCCGCCCCAACGGGGACCCAGCAGCAGCCGCGCTCGCCCATGAGGACTGCCCGGCCATTGACCAGCCCGCCATGTCCCCAGAAGACAAGAGCCCCATCACCCCCGGGAGCCGGGGCCGCTACAGCCGGGACCGAGCCTGCTTCCTCCTCACTGACTATGCTCCTTCCCCTGACGGCTCCATCCGGAAAG CTCTTGTCACCGCCTGA
- the KCNC3 gene encoding voltage-gated potassium channel KCNC3 isoform X2, whose translation MLSSVCVSSFRRRQGASKQQPAPPPQPPDSPPPPAPPLQQQQQPAQPGPAASPAGPPASHGPGDRRAEPCPGLPAAAMGRHGGGGGDSGKIVINVGGVRHETYRSTLRTLPGTRLAGLTEPEAAARFDYDPGTDEFFFDRHPGVFAYVLNYYRTGKLHCPADVCGPLFEEELGFWGIDETDVEACCWMTYRQHRDAEEALDSFEAPDSAGAANAANAGGAHDAGLDDEAGAGVGGLDGAGGELKRLCFQDAGGGAGGPPGGAGGAGGTWWRRWQPRVWALFEDPYSSRAARYVAFASLFFILISITTFCLETHEGFIHISNKTVTQASPIPGAPPENITNVEVETEPFLTYVEGVCVVWFTFEFLMRITFCPDKVEFLKSSLNIIDCVAILPFYLEVGLSGLSSKAAKDVLGFLRVVRFVRILRIFKLTRHFVGLRVLGHTLRASTNEFLLLIIFLALGVLIFATMIYYAERIGADPDDILGSNHTYFKNIPIGFWWAVVTMTTLGYGDMYPKTWSGMLVGALCALAGVLTIAMPVPVIVNNFGMYYSLAMAKQKLPKKKNKHIPRPPQPGSPNYCKPDPPPPPPPHPHHGSGGISPPPPITPPSMGVTMAGAYPPGPHTHPGLLRGGAGGLGIMGLPPLPAPGEPCPLAQEEVIEINRADPRPNGDPAAAALAHEDCPAIDQPAMSPEDKSPITPGSRGRYSRDRACFLLTDYAPSPDGSIRKATGAPPLLPPDWRKPGPPSFLPDLNANAAAWISP comes from the exons ATGTTGAGCTCAGTCTGCGTCTCCTCCTTCCGCCGGCGCCAGGGGGCCAGCAAGCAGCAGCCCGCACCGCCGCCGCAGCCTCCCGACTCCCCGCCGCCGCCAGCGCCGccgctgcagcagcagcagcagcctgcgCAGCCCGGCCCTGCCGCGTCCCCGGCGGGCCCCCCGGCATCCCACGGGCCCGGGGACCGGCGCGCCGAGCCATGCCCCGGGCTGCCGGCGGCGGCCATGGGGAGGCACGGCGGCGGTGGTGGCGACAGCGGCAAGATCGTGATCAACGTGGGCGGCGTGCGCCATGAGACGTACCGCTCGACGCTGCGCACCCTGCCGGGTACGCGTCTGGCCGGTCTGACGGAGCCTGAGGCGGCGGCGCGCTTCGACTACGACCCCGGCACTGACGAGTTCTTCTTCGACCGGCACCCGGGCGTCTTCGCCTACGTGCTCAACTACTACCGCACGGGCAAGCTGCACTGCCCGGCCGACGTGTGCGGGCCGCTCTTCGAGGAGGAGCTCGGCTTCTGGGGCATCGACGAGACCGACGTGGAAGCCTGCTGCTGGATGACCTACCGACAGCACCGCGATGCTGAGGAAGCACTCGACTCCTTTGAGGCACCCGACTCTGCGGGCGCCGCCAACGCTGCCAACGCGGGGGGCGCCCACGACGCGGGCCTGGACGACGAGGCGGGCGCGGGCGTCGGCGGCCTGGACGGCGCGGGCGGCGAGCTCAAGCGCCTCTGCTTCCAGGACGCGGGCGGCGGTGCCGGGGGCCCGCCAGGGGGCGCGGGCGGCGCGGGCGGCACGTGGTGGCGCCGCTGGCAGCCTCGCGTGTGGGCGCTCTTCGAGGACCCCTACTCGTCacgggcagccagg TATGTGGCCTTCGCCTCCCTCTTCTTCATCCTCATCTCCATCACCACCTTCTGCCTGGAGACCCACGAGGGCTTCATCCACATCAGCAACAAGACGGTGACACAGGCCTCCCCGATCCCCGGGGCCCCGCCGGAGAATATCACCAACGTGGAGGTGGAGACAGAGCCCttcctgacgtacgtggagggcGTGTGCGTGGTCTGGTTCACCTTTGAGTTCCTCATGCGTATCACCTTCTGCCCGGACAAGGTGGAGTTTCTCAAGAGCAGCCTCAACATCATCGACTGTGTGGCCATCCTGCCCTTCTATCTCGAGGTGGGCCTCTCCGGCCTCAGCTCCAAGGCCGCCAAGGACGTGCTGGGCTTCCTGCGGGTCGTCCGCTTCGTGCGCATCCTGCGGATCTTCAAGCTCACGCGCCACTTCGTGGGGCTGCGTGTGCTGGGCCACACGCTCCGCGCCAGCACCAACGAGTTCCTGCTGCTCATCATCTTCCTGGCGCTGGGCGTGCTCATCTTCGCCACCATGATCTACTACGCCGAGCGCATTGGCGCCGACCCAGATGACATTCTGGGCTCCAACCACACCTACTTCAAGAACATCCCCATTGGCTTCTGGTGGGCCGTGGTCACCATGACCACCCTGGGCTACGGAGACATGTACCCCAAGACGTGGTCGGGGATGCTGGTCGGGGCGCTgtgtgccctggccggggtgcTCACCATTGCCATGCCCGTGCCTGTCATTGTCAACAACTTTGGCATGTACTACTCGCTGGCCATGGCCAAGCAGAAGCTGCCTAAGAAGAAGAATAAACacatcccccgccccccgcagccCGGCTCACCCAACTACTGCAAGCCTGacccgcccccgccgcccccaccccaccctcaccacGGCAGTGGCGGTATCAGCCCCCCACCACCTATCACCCCGCCCTCCATGGGGGTGACTATGGCTGGGGCCTACCCACCGGGGCCCCACACGCACCCCGGGCTGCTCAGGGGGGGAGCGGGTGGGCTTGGGATCATGGGgctgccccctctgcctgcccctggggAGCCTTGCCCATTGGCTCAGGAGGAAGTAATTGAGATCAACCGGGCAG ATCCCCGCCCCAACGGGGACCCAGCAGCAGCCGCGCTCGCCCATGAGGACTGCCCGGCCATTGACCAGCCCGCCATGTCCCCAGAAGACAAGAGCCCCATCACCCCCGGGAGCCGGGGCCGCTACAGCCGGGACCGAGCCTGCTTCCTCCTCACTGACTATGCTCCTTCCCCTGACGGCTCCATCCGGAAAG ccaccggtgctcccccactgctccccccagACTGGCGTAAGCCAGGCCCCCCCAGCTTCTTGCCCGACCTCAACGCCAACGCTGCAGCCTGGATATCCCCCTAG
- the NAPSA gene encoding napsin-A isoform X1, protein MSLPPLLLLLLPLLTLQPAGATLIRVPLRRVYTGSGPLNPLRGWGNPPEPLRLGAPSPGGNATSVSLSNFMNAQYYGTIGLGTPPQNFSVVFDTGSSNLWVPSKRCRLFSLPCWFHHRFNSSASSSFKPNGTKFAIQYGTGRLSGILSEDKLTIGGITGASVIFGEALWEPSLVFTFALFDGILGLGFPILAVDGVQPPLDALVDQGLLDKPVFSFYLNRDPAVADGGQLVLGGSDPAHYIPPLTYVPVTVPAYWQIHMERVKVGTGLTLCAQGCAAILDTGTSLITGPWEEIRALHKAIGGFPLLGGEHMIQCSKISTLPPISFNLGGVWLNLTAQDYVIQITLGGVHVCLSGFGALDVPPPAGPFWILGDVFLRSYVAVFDRGNRKEGARVGLARARSPGA, encoded by the exons GGTCCCTCTCCGCCGAGTCTACACCGGAAGCGGGCCCCTGAACCCACTGAGGGGCTGGGGAAACCCACCAGAGCCCCTCAGGTTGGGGGCCCCGTCCCCTGGGGGCAATGccacctctgtgtctctctccaatTTCATGAAC GCCCAGTATTATGGGACAATTGGGCTGGGGACACCCCCACAAAACTTCTCTGTCGTCTTTGACACTGGTTCCTCCAATCTCTGGGTCCCGTCCAAGAGATGCCGCCTCTTCAGTCTGCCCTGCT GGTTCCACCATCGCTTCAACTCCAGCGCCTCCAGCTCCTTCAAGCCCAATGGGACTAAGTTCGCCATTCAATACGGAACTGGGCGGCTGAGCGGCATCCTGAGTGAGGACAAGCTGACT ATTGGGGGAATCACAGGTGCATCAGTGATTTTCGGGGAGGCTTtgtgggagcccagcctggtCTTCACCTTTGCCCTCTTCGATGGGATCCTGGGCCTCGGCTTTCCCATTCTGGCTGTGGATGGAGTTCAGCCCCCACTGGATGCCCTGGTGGACCAAGGTCTACTGGATAAGCCTGTCTTCTCCTTCTACCTCAACAG GGACCCTGCAGTGGCTGATGGAGGACAGCTGGTTCTGGGGGGCTCGGACCCAGCACACTACATCCCACCCCTCACCTACGTACCAGTCACAGTTCCTGCCTATTGGCAGATCCACATGGAGCG TGTGAAGGTGGGCACAGGGCTGACTCTTTGTGCCCAGGGCTGTGCTGCCATTCTGGATACAGGCACATCTCTCATCACGGGACCTTGGGAGGAGATCCGGGCCCTGCATAAAGCCATCGGGGGATTTCCCCTgttgggtggggag CACATGATCCAGTGCTCGAAAATCTCAACTCTCCCTCCAATCTCCTTTAACCTTGGGGGGGTCTGGCTTAACCTCACGGCCCAGGACTACGTCATCCAG ATTACTCTGGGTGGTGTCCATGTCTGCTTGTCTGGCTTCGGGGCTCTGGACGTGCCTCCACCCGCTGGGCCCTTCTGGATCCTCGGAGATGTCTTCTTGCGAAGCTATGTGGCAGTCTTCGACCGCGGGAACAGGAAAGAAGGTGCCCGAGTGGGGCTGGCGCGCGCTCGTTCTCCGGGTGCCTGA
- the NAPSA gene encoding napsin-A isoform X2 has product MNAQYYGTIGLGTPPQNFSVVFDTGSSNLWVPSKRCRLFSLPCWFHHRFNSSASSSFKPNGTKFAIQYGTGRLSGILSEDKLTIGGITGASVIFGEALWEPSLVFTFALFDGILGLGFPILAVDGVQPPLDALVDQGLLDKPVFSFYLNRDPAVADGGQLVLGGSDPAHYIPPLTYVPVTVPAYWQIHMERVKVGTGLTLCAQGCAAILDTGTSLITGPWEEIRALHKAIGGFPLLGGEHMIQCSKISTLPPISFNLGGVWLNLTAQDYVIQITLGGVHVCLSGFGALDVPPPAGPFWILGDVFLRSYVAVFDRGNRKEGARVGLARARSPGA; this is encoded by the exons ATGAAC GCCCAGTATTATGGGACAATTGGGCTGGGGACACCCCCACAAAACTTCTCTGTCGTCTTTGACACTGGTTCCTCCAATCTCTGGGTCCCGTCCAAGAGATGCCGCCTCTTCAGTCTGCCCTGCT GGTTCCACCATCGCTTCAACTCCAGCGCCTCCAGCTCCTTCAAGCCCAATGGGACTAAGTTCGCCATTCAATACGGAACTGGGCGGCTGAGCGGCATCCTGAGTGAGGACAAGCTGACT ATTGGGGGAATCACAGGTGCATCAGTGATTTTCGGGGAGGCTTtgtgggagcccagcctggtCTTCACCTTTGCCCTCTTCGATGGGATCCTGGGCCTCGGCTTTCCCATTCTGGCTGTGGATGGAGTTCAGCCCCCACTGGATGCCCTGGTGGACCAAGGTCTACTGGATAAGCCTGTCTTCTCCTTCTACCTCAACAG GGACCCTGCAGTGGCTGATGGAGGACAGCTGGTTCTGGGGGGCTCGGACCCAGCACACTACATCCCACCCCTCACCTACGTACCAGTCACAGTTCCTGCCTATTGGCAGATCCACATGGAGCG TGTGAAGGTGGGCACAGGGCTGACTCTTTGTGCCCAGGGCTGTGCTGCCATTCTGGATACAGGCACATCTCTCATCACGGGACCTTGGGAGGAGATCCGGGCCCTGCATAAAGCCATCGGGGGATTTCCCCTgttgggtggggag CACATGATCCAGTGCTCGAAAATCTCAACTCTCCCTCCAATCTCCTTTAACCTTGGGGGGGTCTGGCTTAACCTCACGGCCCAGGACTACGTCATCCAG ATTACTCTGGGTGGTGTCCATGTCTGCTTGTCTGGCTTCGGGGCTCTGGACGTGCCTCCACCCGCTGGGCCCTTCTGGATCCTCGGAGATGTCTTCTTGCGAAGCTATGTGGCAGTCTTCGACCGCGGGAACAGGAAAGAAGGTGCCCGAGTGGGGCTGGCGCGCGCTCGTTCTCCGGGTGCCTGA